In Leisingera sp. NJS204, the DNA window GCTCGACAGCCTTGAAACCAGCATCAATGACCTGGCAGCCGCGCTGGCTGACAGCGACGACCTCAACAGCCTGATCCAGTCGCCGCTGGTGTCGCGCGACGAGCAGGGCGCCGCAATCACTGCGGTGGCTGACAAGATGGGCCTGGATCCCGTCCTGCGCAATACCCTGGCTCTGATGGCCGACAAGCGCCGTCTGTTTGTGGTGCCCGCGCTGATCGACGCGCTGCGCGCCCGCCTGGCTGAAGCCCGCGGCGAAATCACCGCCGAGGTGGTGTCTGCCAAGGCGCTGACCAAGACCCAAAGCGAAAAGCTGGCCAAGACCCTGGCCGAGCGCGTGGGCAAGAAAGTTACCATCAATGCTTCCGTCGATGCCTCCATCATCGGCGGACTTGTCGTTAAAGTGGGCTCGAAGATGATCGACAGCTCGATCCGCTCCAAGCTCAACTCCCTACAGAATGCAATGAAAGAGGTCGGATAAATGGGTATCCAAGCAGCAGAGATTTCTGCGATCCTGAAAGACCAGATCAAGAATTTTGGTCAAGAAGCAGAAGTGGCTGAAATCGGCCGCGTGCTGTCCGTCGGTGACGGTATTGCCCGCGTTTACGGCCTCGACAATGTTCAGGCCGGTGAAATGGTCGAATTCCCCGGCGGCATCATGGGCATGGCGCTGAACCTGGAAAGCGACAACGTCGGTATCGTGATCTTCGGCTCCGACCGCGACATTAAAGAAGGCGACACCGTCAAGCGCACCAACTCCATCGTGGACGTGCCGATCGGCAACGGCCTGCTGGGCCGCGTTGTGGACGGCCTTGGCAACCCGCTGGACGGCAAGGGCCCGATCGAAGACGTGACCCGCGGTGTTGCGGATGTGAAGGCGCCGGGCATTATCCCGCGTAAATCGGTGCATGAGCCGATGGCGACCGGCCTCAAATCCGTTGACGCGATGATCCCGATCGGCCGCGGCCAGCGTGAGCTGATCATCGGCGACCGTCAGACCGGTAAAACCGCCGTGGCTCTGGATGCGATCCTGAACCAGAAATCCTACAACGACGCCGCCGGCGATGATGAGAGCAAGAAGCTGTACTGCGTTTACGTCGCGGTTGGCCAGAAGCGCTCCACCGTGGCCCAGCTGGTGAAGAAGCTGGAAGAAACCGGCGCGATGGAATACTCCATCGTTGTGGCTGCAACCGCATCCGACCCGGCGCCGCTGCAGTTCCTGGCACCCTATGCCGCAACCGCAATGGCGGAATTCTTCCGCGACAACGGCCGCCACGCGCTGATCATCTATGATGACCTGTCCAAACAGGCTGT includes these proteins:
- a CDS encoding F0F1 ATP synthase subunit delta — translated: MSEPASISAGIAARYATAVFDIAQENKALDSLETSINDLAAALADSDDLNSLIQSPLVSRDEQGAAITAVADKMGLDPVLRNTLALMADKRRLFVVPALIDALRARLAEARGEITAEVVSAKALTKTQSEKLAKTLAERVGKKVTINASVDASIIGGLVVKVGSKMIDSSIRSKLNSLQNAMKEVG
- the atpA gene encoding F0F1 ATP synthase subunit alpha; the encoded protein is MGIQAAEISAILKDQIKNFGQEAEVAEIGRVLSVGDGIARVYGLDNVQAGEMVEFPGGIMGMALNLESDNVGIVIFGSDRDIKEGDTVKRTNSIVDVPIGNGLLGRVVDGLGNPLDGKGPIEDVTRGVADVKAPGIIPRKSVHEPMATGLKSVDAMIPIGRGQRELIIGDRQTGKTAVALDAILNQKSYNDAAGDDESKKLYCVYVAVGQKRSTVAQLVKKLEETGAMEYSIVVAATASDPAPLQFLAPYAATAMAEFFRDNGRHALIIYDDLSKQAVAYRQMSLLLRRPPGREAYPGDVFYLHSRLLERSAKLNEDFGAGSLTALPIIETQGGDVSAFIPTNVISITDGQIFLETELFYQGIRPAVNTGLSVSRVGSSAQTKAMSSVAGPVKLSLAQYREMAAFAQFGSDLDAATQQLLARGARLTELMKQAQYSPLTNAEIVCVIFAGTNGYLDKVDVKDVGRYEEGLLSHLRGKHADLLADITNNDRKVKDELADKVKAALDEFAASFA